From Gemmatimonadaceae bacterium, the proteins below share one genomic window:
- a CDS encoding BlaI/MecI/CopY family transcriptional regulator, with the protein MSSLWRRGSATVAEVREDLDDELAYTSVLSALQTLTEKGYVRHEREGRAYRYFPALKAEAVGRTSLRRIRDAVFQGSAEKLVAQLLEDRDVSPEELRRLRALLAKRLEEGA; encoded by the coding sequence ATGAGCTCCCTCTGGCGCCGCGGATCCGCCACCGTCGCCGAGGTCCGCGAGGACCTCGACGATGAACTGGCCTACACCTCGGTGCTCTCCGCCCTCCAGACGCTCACCGAGAAGGGTTACGTGCGCCACGAGCGCGAAGGCCGCGCCTACCGCTACTTCCCGGCCCTCAAGGCCGAGGCGGTGGGCCGCACGTCGCTGCGGCGCATCCGCGACGCCGTCTTCCAGGGTTCCGCCGAGAAGCTGGTGGCGCAGCTGCTCGAGGATCGCGACGTGAGCCCTGAGGAACTGCGGCGACTGCGCGCGCTCCTGGCGAAGCGACTCGAGGAAGGTGCCTGA
- a CDS encoding TonB family protein — protein sequence MRDLAVVGLLASVVLVVAAAGIEVILRGTRAPTRLAWLSALVLSAAAVMLTALGVDTRVALPVALPAIVLDGRDALIAMGSSALGADSTAARRIDRVIAAVWIASGIGTLLLFAVAYRRQLRIAARGPRRAIDGEAVAVSRDLGPAVLGLHHPVIVVPDWLLARPASEQGLVIAHEREHIAARDPLVLAIAAACVALMAWNPLLWWAFARLRLAVELDCDSRVLARGIRARDYGQLLLDLSALRSAVRSPLRLGAPALAPAPSQLEQRIRAMTTIPATPSRRRLRLALASAIALVSATLACSGTLNRVAGPEPKAQPSTADIHEVPLHTEPAAKQPPKATTATEDYAEHVVYYDFQVTAPVRPADVRSFPQYPADLRAQGIEGRVMAQFIVDSLGQVVVPSFKVLESTNAGFEHAVRAALEGMRFEPATLKGKHVAQLVQQPFVFQLAR from the coding sequence ATGCGCGATCTCGCTGTTGTGGGGCTGCTGGCCTCAGTCGTTCTCGTGGTCGCTGCCGCGGGGATCGAAGTCATCCTGCGAGGGACGCGCGCCCCGACGCGCCTGGCCTGGCTCTCGGCGCTTGTCCTGAGCGCAGCCGCCGTGATGCTCACCGCACTCGGTGTCGACACGCGCGTCGCGCTTCCGGTGGCGCTGCCTGCCATCGTGCTCGACGGTCGCGACGCGCTCATTGCGATGGGCAGCAGCGCGCTCGGCGCGGACTCGACTGCCGCACGCCGTATCGACCGGGTGATTGCCGCGGTCTGGATCGCGAGCGGGATCGGCACGCTGCTGCTGTTCGCCGTGGCGTATCGCCGGCAGTTGCGGATTGCCGCGCGCGGCCCGCGCCGCGCGATCGACGGTGAAGCCGTTGCCGTCTCGCGTGACCTCGGGCCCGCCGTCCTCGGATTGCATCATCCGGTCATCGTGGTGCCCGACTGGTTGCTCGCACGCCCGGCGAGCGAGCAGGGTCTGGTCATCGCACACGAACGCGAGCACATCGCGGCGCGCGATCCACTCGTGCTGGCCATCGCCGCCGCCTGCGTGGCGCTGATGGCGTGGAATCCGTTGCTCTGGTGGGCCTTCGCCCGTCTGCGACTCGCCGTGGAGTTGGATTGCGACAGTCGCGTACTCGCCCGCGGCATCCGCGCGCGGGACTACGGACAGCTCTTGCTGGACTTGAGTGCCCTGCGCTCGGCCGTGCGTTCGCCGTTGCGCCTCGGCGCCCCGGCTCTGGCGCCCGCTCCCTCACAACTCGAACAGAGGATTCGTGCCATGACCACCATCCCAGCCACACCCTCCCGCCGTCGGCTGCGCCTCGCGCTGGCGTCCGCCATTGCACTCGTCTCGGCGACGCTGGCCTGTTCCGGCACACTGAATCGAGTGGCCGGGCCGGAACCGAAGGCGCAGCCGAGCACGGCCGACATCCACGAGGTCCCACTGCACACGGAGCCCGCCGCGAAGCAGCCGCCGAAGGCGACCACGGCGACCGAGGACTACGCGGAACACGTTGTCTATTACGACTTCCAGGTGACGGCGCCGGTGCGACCCGCGGACGTGCGCTCGTTCCCGCAGTACCCAGCCGACCTGCGCGCCCAAGGCATCGAGGGCCGGGTGATGGCGCAGTTCATCGTGGACTCGTTGGGCCAGGTGGTGGTCCCGAGCTTCAAGGTTCTGGAGTCCACGAACGCGGGCTTCGAGCACGCGGTGCGCGCGGCGCTCGAGGGCATGCGCTTCGAGCCGGCGACGCTCAAGGGGAAGCACGTCGCGCAGCTGGTGCAGCAACCGTTCGTCTTCCAGCTCGCGCGCTAA
- the efp gene encoding elongation factor P produces the protein MAVPATQIRRGMVIVFEGDPCRVVDFRHHTPGNLRAMVQTKMKNLRSGSNFEHRFRADDAIEKASMETHELQFLYKSGDTYHFMNTENYEQLEMDAEALGDNAQWMQDNMIVMVEFYDGKPMSVQLPQFLVLTITDTAPVMKTATKTASSKPALLENGVTVNVPEFIATGERVRVNPSTGDYMDRAKE, from the coding sequence ATGGCAGTTCCGGCCACACAGATCCGTCGTGGGATGGTCATCGTCTTTGAGGGCGATCCCTGCCGCGTCGTGGACTTCCGGCACCACACGCCCGGCAACCTCCGCGCGATGGTGCAGACCAAGATGAAGAACCTGCGCTCGGGGTCGAACTTCGAGCATCGCTTCCGCGCCGACGACGCCATCGAGAAGGCGTCGATGGAGACGCACGAGCTGCAGTTCCTGTACAAGAGTGGCGATACCTACCACTTCATGAACACGGAGAACTACGAGCAGCTGGAGATGGACGCCGAGGCCCTGGGCGACAACGCGCAGTGGATGCAGGACAACATGATCGTGATGGTCGAGTTCTACGACGGCAAGCCGATGTCGGTGCAGCTGCCGCAGTTCCTCGTGCTGACGATCACGGACACGGCGCCGGTGATGAAGACGGCGACGAAGACGGCGAGTTCCAAGCCTGCGCTGCTCGAGAACGGCGTGACGGTGAACGTGCCGGAGTTCATCGCGACGGGCGAGCGGGTGCGGGTGAATCCCAGCACCGGCGATTACATGGATCGCGCGAAGGAGTAA
- a CDS encoding PD40 domain-containing protein — protein MTTTRDRLRTCRHALVLAVAFAAATLAAPGLSLAQAAPAAPAAAAQAPARAALYAEPDPSPDGRELAFVSGGDIWVGPADGGEARLLVAHPANDFRPRWSPDGRKLAFVSTRTGNGDVYVLDLGTNVLRRLTFDEGSEQLDAWSPDGEWLYVSSNSQDIAGMQDVFRIRATGGTPVRVAGDRYASEYWAAPSPDGRTLAITARGVNAGQWWRRGSSHIDEAEIWTLTLTGAPRYTRVSTGDRPGKGRDVWPMWGPQGRTLYFVSDRDDAENLYAQPAAGGNARALTQFTDGRVLWPRISKDGGRIYFERDFRIWVYRMADSSATALGFTLRGAPTTPVAERMTLTSGVQDLALSPDGKKIAMVMRGDVFAADAKEGGDAARVTSTVAPEDSPAWAPDSRRLVYSSWRGGTARLYLYDFATRSERALTAGGDDVLPTWSPDGKLVAFVRGGRELRTVDAATGSERLVVSGAQLGRVPFLPSANFAFSPNGTHLAYLDIGERGFLHAYVVPVTGGVAQQVSFLANAFGGTIAWSPDAKSLYFDNAQRTEDGQIIRVDLVPRAPVFAESRFDALFPGDSSAPRGGSGSARASSSGSGSSSIEVRIDTVGLRRRASSLPLGVNAGSPVVSPDGKTLAFLGAAAGQTQVWTWPIEEGRAQAPQLRQVTSSSGGKGDLQWSADSKELWFVSGGRVQAIGAENRQQRSVAVTARVDSDFAEERPEVFRQVWSWTAENFYDAEMHGVDWDAVRSRYAPIVNAARTPDEMRRALALMIGELNASHSGVGGPSGSAPSGTGRLGVDFDRAEYERSSRLRIAAVLPFGPIALAGGASVGDYLVSVDGTAITAATNLDSLLQFTAGRRVTLGVSANADGRAPRELRVQPVSTGAEKRLRYEAWVAERREYVARVSRGRLGYVHMADMGAGSLEQLIIDLDAENHARDGVVIDIRNNNGGFVNAYALDIFNRRPYLTMERRGTGVEAPARLQLGQRAYEKPTVLVTNQHSLSDAEDFTEGYRALGLGQVVGEPTSGWIIYTSNVTLFDGTSLRVPFIRIRDAAGEDMELVPRPVDVRVDRPMGESYGERDTQLDRAVQVLLERLGRR, from the coding sequence ATGACTACGACACGCGATCGACTTCGGACCTGCCGCCACGCACTGGTGCTCGCGGTGGCCTTTGCAGCTGCTACTCTCGCGGCGCCCGGACTTTCTCTGGCGCAAGCGGCGCCGGCGGCGCCGGCGGCGGCCGCGCAGGCCCCCGCACGCGCCGCGCTCTACGCCGAGCCCGACCCCTCGCCTGACGGACGCGAGCTGGCCTTCGTCTCCGGCGGCGACATCTGGGTTGGGCCCGCTGATGGCGGCGAGGCGCGACTGCTCGTCGCGCACCCGGCCAACGACTTCCGGCCGCGCTGGTCGCCCGATGGGCGCAAACTGGCCTTCGTCTCCACGCGCACCGGCAACGGCGACGTGTACGTGCTCGACCTCGGCACCAACGTCCTGCGGCGGCTCACCTTCGACGAAGGCTCGGAGCAACTCGACGCCTGGTCGCCCGACGGCGAGTGGCTGTATGTGTCGAGCAACTCGCAGGACATCGCGGGGATGCAGGACGTGTTTCGGATTCGCGCGACCGGTGGCACGCCGGTGCGCGTCGCGGGCGACCGCTATGCCTCGGAGTATTGGGCAGCGCCCTCGCCCGACGGTCGCACGCTGGCCATCACCGCTCGCGGCGTGAACGCGGGCCAGTGGTGGCGCCGTGGCTCCTCGCACATCGACGAGGCGGAGATCTGGACGCTCACGCTCACGGGCGCGCCACGCTACACCCGCGTTTCGACGGGCGATCGCCCCGGCAAGGGGCGCGACGTGTGGCCGATGTGGGGACCACAGGGTCGCACGCTCTATTTCGTGAGCGATCGCGACGACGCCGAGAACCTCTACGCACAGCCCGCCGCAGGCGGCAACGCGCGCGCGCTGACGCAGTTCACCGATGGGCGCGTGCTCTGGCCGCGCATCAGCAAGGACGGTGGGCGCATCTACTTCGAGCGCGACTTCCGCATCTGGGTCTATCGGATGGCGGACAGCAGCGCGACGGCGCTGGGATTCACCTTGCGTGGCGCACCGACCACGCCGGTGGCCGAGCGGATGACGCTCACGTCCGGTGTGCAGGATCTCGCCCTCTCGCCCGACGGGAAGAAGATCGCGATGGTGATGCGCGGCGACGTGTTTGCCGCCGATGCGAAGGAAGGCGGTGACGCCGCACGGGTGACCTCTACTGTCGCGCCCGAGGACTCTCCGGCCTGGGCGCCGGACAGCCGGCGCCTCGTGTACTCCTCGTGGCGCGGTGGGACCGCGCGGCTCTATCTCTACGATTTCGCGACGCGCAGCGAGCGCGCCCTCACCGCCGGCGGCGATGACGTCCTGCCGACCTGGTCGCCGGACGGCAAGCTCGTCGCCTTCGTGCGCGGTGGACGAGAGCTGCGCACGGTGGACGCCGCCACCGGTTCCGAGCGCTTGGTCGTGAGCGGCGCGCAGTTGGGTCGCGTGCCCTTCCTGCCATCGGCCAACTTTGCGTTCTCGCCGAACGGGACGCACCTGGCGTATCTCGATATCGGCGAGCGTGGCTTCCTGCACGCCTACGTGGTGCCCGTCACCGGTGGCGTGGCGCAGCAGGTGAGCTTCCTCGCCAATGCATTCGGCGGCACCATCGCCTGGAGTCCGGACGCGAAGTCGCTCTACTTCGACAACGCGCAGCGCACGGAGGACGGCCAGATCATCCGCGTGGACCTCGTGCCGCGCGCGCCGGTCTTTGCGGAGTCGCGCTTCGACGCGCTCTTCCCGGGGGACAGCAGTGCGCCACGTGGAGGGAGCGGGTCCGCGCGCGCGTCGTCCAGCGGGTCGGGAAGCTCCTCGATTGAGGTGCGCATCGACACGGTGGGCCTACGTCGGCGCGCCAGCTCGCTGCCGCTCGGTGTGAACGCGGGCTCGCCGGTCGTGAGCCCTGACGGCAAGACGCTCGCCTTCCTCGGCGCCGCCGCGGGGCAGACCCAGGTCTGGACCTGGCCCATCGAGGAAGGGCGCGCGCAGGCGCCGCAGCTGCGGCAGGTGACGTCGTCGTCCGGCGGCAAGGGCGACCTGCAGTGGTCGGCCGACAGCAAGGAGCTCTGGTTTGTGAGCGGTGGCCGCGTGCAGGCCATCGGTGCGGAGAATCGCCAGCAGCGCAGCGTGGCCGTCACGGCGCGCGTCGACAGCGACTTCGCCGAGGAGCGCCCTGAGGTGTTCCGGCAGGTCTGGAGCTGGACGGCCGAGAACTTCTACGACGCGGAGATGCACGGCGTGGATTGGGACGCGGTGCGTTCGCGCTATGCGCCAATCGTGAATGCCGCGCGGACGCCGGATGAGATGCGGCGTGCGTTGGCGTTGATGATCGGCGAGCTCAACGCGTCGCACAGCGGCGTGGGCGGACCGTCGGGCAGCGCGCCCAGCGGCACGGGTCGGCTCGGCGTGGACTTCGACCGCGCCGAGTATGAGCGCTCGTCTCGTTTGCGGATCGCGGCAGTGCTTCCGTTCGGCCCCATCGCCCTCGCGGGTGGGGCGTCGGTGGGCGACTACCTCGTGTCAGTGGACGGGACCGCCATCACCGCCGCAACGAACCTCGATTCGCTGCTGCAGTTCACCGCCGGCCGCCGCGTGACGCTTGGCGTCTCCGCCAACGCCGACGGCCGCGCCCCGCGTGAGCTGCGCGTGCAGCCCGTGAGCACGGGCGCCGAGAAGCGACTGCGCTACGAGGCCTGGGTGGCCGAGCGGCGGGAGTACGTGGCCCGCGTGAGCCGCGGGCGGCTGGGCTATGTGCACATGGCCGACATGGGGGCCGGATCGCTGGAGCAGCTGATCATCGACCTCGACGCCGAGAACCACGCGCGTGATGGCGTGGTGATCGACATCCGCAACAACAATGGCGGGTTCGTCAACGCCTACGCGCTGGACATCTTCAATCGCCGGCCCTACCTGACGATGGAGCGTCGCGGCACGGGCGTGGAGGCGCCGGCGCGGCTGCAGCTTGGGCAGCGGGCCTACGAGAAGCCCACGGTGCTGGTCACCAATCAGCACTCGCTGAGCGACGCCGAGGACTTCACGGAAGGTTACCGGGCGCTGGGGCTGGGTCAGGTGGTGGGCGAGCCCACCTCCGGCTGGATCATCTACACGAGCAACGTGACGCTGTTTGACGGCACCTCGTTGCGCGTGCCCTTCATCCGGATCCGCGATGCGGCGGGAGAGGACATGGAGTTGGTGCCGCGTCCCGTGGACGTGCGGGTGGATCGTCCGATGGGGGAGAGCTACGGGGAGCGCGACACGCAGCTGGACCGGGCGGTACAGGTGCTGTTGGAGCGTCTGGGCCGCCGCTGA
- a CDS encoding arylesterase — MAWGALVGALAIGACGGSDTKPAATAQVPVESTTATPAEATVAPRVRVLFVGTSLTAGLGLDPDSSYPAVLQRMADANNLRVTVVNAGLSGETSAGALRRIEWLLQERSDAVVIETGANDGLRGLNPDSTKANIESIIRAVRAANPDARILLAQMEAPPNLGQRYTRAFHDVFLNVARDEGVTLIPFFLDGIAGVPAMNQSDGIHPTEEGARLAARNMWRTLAPVLREIPGALAL, encoded by the coding sequence ATGGCGTGGGGCGCGCTCGTCGGCGCGCTGGCCATCGGCGCCTGCGGCGGCTCCGACACCAAGCCGGCCGCGACGGCGCAGGTTCCGGTGGAATCAACAACGGCGACGCCCGCCGAGGCAACCGTTGCACCGCGGGTGCGAGTCCTGTTTGTGGGGACCAGTCTCACCGCGGGGCTGGGCCTGGATCCCGATTCGTCGTATCCCGCCGTCCTCCAGCGCATGGCCGACGCCAACAACCTGCGCGTGACCGTCGTGAACGCCGGTCTTTCGGGCGAGACCTCGGCCGGCGCGCTCCGTCGCATCGAGTGGCTGCTGCAGGAGCGCTCGGACGCCGTGGTGATCGAGACGGGCGCGAACGACGGACTGCGCGGGCTCAACCCGGACAGCACGAAGGCGAACATCGAGTCGATCATCCGAGCCGTGCGCGCGGCGAATCCCGACGCGCGTATTCTGCTGGCGCAGATGGAGGCGCCACCGAATCTGGGGCAACGCTACACGCGCGCCTTTCACGACGTGTTCCTCAACGTCGCGCGCGACGAGGGCGTGACGCTGATTCCGTTTTTTCTTGATGGCATCGCCGGCGTGCCAGCCATGAACCAGTCGGATGGCATCCACCCCACCGAGGAAGGCGCGCGCCTCGCGGCGCGCAACATGTGGAGAACGCTCGCGCCGGTGCTGCGCGAGATCCCTGGTGCACTCGCCCTCTGA
- a CDS encoding ABC transporter ATP-binding protein codes for MASAPTSAPHAIADVLDPIRCPMLAARGLTKEYRSGTSSLAVLRDVSFDIPSGAFVAIVGPSGSGKTTLLGLLAGLDLPSRGSVELAGADITRLDEDARAKLRGEKVGFIFQSFQLIPTLTAQENVQVPLELRGRADAAEKATELLTRVGLGDRRDHFPSQLSGGEQQRVAIARAFANEPRILFADEPTGNLDGATGQRIVALLDQLNRESGATVVIVTHDLSLAEHAQRVIRLRDGEVVEDREGRGGAVTETAATPTGASSEAQA; via the coding sequence ATGGCCAGCGCGCCGACGAGCGCGCCCCACGCCATCGCCGACGTCCTCGACCCCATTCGCTGCCCCATGCTCGCTGCCCGCGGACTTACCAAGGAATACCGCAGTGGCACGTCCTCCCTGGCCGTGTTGCGTGACGTGTCCTTCGACATTCCCAGCGGCGCCTTCGTCGCCATCGTCGGTCCCTCTGGCAGCGGCAAGACAACGCTGCTCGGACTGTTGGCGGGACTGGACCTGCCGTCCCGCGGATCGGTCGAACTGGCGGGTGCCGACATCACGAGATTGGATGAAGACGCCCGGGCGAAGCTACGAGGGGAGAAAGTTGGGTTCATCTTCCAGTCGTTTCAACTCATCCCCACGCTGACGGCGCAGGAGAACGTCCAGGTTCCGCTCGAGCTACGGGGACGCGCGGATGCCGCGGAGAAGGCCACGGAGCTGCTGACCCGCGTGGGACTGGGCGATCGCCGCGACCATTTTCCCAGCCAGCTCTCCGGCGGCGAGCAGCAGCGCGTGGCGATCGCCCGCGCCTTCGCCAACGAGCCGCGCATCCTCTTCGCCGACGAACCCACGGGCAATCTCGACGGCGCCACCGGCCAGCGCATCGTGGCGCTTCTGGACCAGCTCAATCGTGAGTCGGGTGCCACGGTCGTGATCGTCACGCACGACCTCTCGCTGGCCGAGCACGCGCAGCGCGTGATCCGGCTGCGGGATGGCGAGGTGGTGGAGGACCGGGAGGGGCGCGGCGGCGCGGTGACGGAAACTGCCGCGACGCCGACCGGCGCATCGTCCGAGGCGCAGGCGTGA
- a CDS encoding ABC transporter permease — protein MSQRASIGTLFRLAWRESRTARRRLLLYMSSISLGVAALVAIDSFAANVQSSIKEQSRALLGGDINLRARQGWTPPLDTLLDSLRGVGVPSAKVTSFASMGTAYPSGMTRLAQIRAVGDGFPFYGEVLTAPEGAWSRLQQGRYAVVDPSLLIGLDAEVGDTMSIGFARFEIIAAATNIPGDPGIAATIGPRVFIPERFVGETGLLTLGSRAEYETVLRLPEDARPPLWVAPLRPRLQAANVRIRTVQENESDLTDAIAQLARFLSVVGLIALLLGGIGVASGVNAFVQKKIDTVAVLRCLGASSAQVMTIYLVQAAAMGFVGAAVGVALGVGIQFALPQMLGDFLPVDVRVSVVPNAVLLGLGIGVWVAVVFALRPLLVLRRVSPLQAIRRDDAALSAESRRDTLTQLTNLALILSVLALAIDRAEDSFQGMMYFIGIVASIALLWVSASLLTRLTRRLVSGSWPYVFRQGIANLHRPHSQTQAVVLALGFGSFLVTTIILVQANLLKAFDLTAAASRGNLVFFDVQEDQVADLSALLRESQQEIVSETPIVTMRFAGANGRDATAWAASVAMNARSWAIRREYRSTYRDSIVPTETLLEGEWFGARALPPGVHEVSLERDIADELKVAIGDTLAWDVQGVTVRVLLTSIREVDWGRFEPNFFAVFSPSAIQGAPKQFVTIASVESDTTVGRLQRESVRRFPNVSSIDLTLVRRTIDGIVDKVTLTVRFLALFSLAMGIPVLFSAVAATRRDRLREGVLLKTLGATRTQIGRILLAEYAVLGLLGSLTGMALAVGGAWALVTFVFEGTFAMAPWPALGIAAAMTTLAVTIGLLTGRDVFRETPMAALREG, from the coding sequence GTGAGCCAGCGCGCCAGCATCGGCACGCTCTTCCGCCTCGCCTGGCGCGAGAGCCGTACCGCGCGTCGTCGCCTGCTGCTCTACATGAGCAGCATCTCGCTCGGCGTGGCCGCGCTCGTGGCCATCGACTCGTTCGCCGCAAACGTGCAGTCGAGCATCAAGGAGCAGTCGCGCGCCCTGCTGGGCGGCGACATCAACCTGCGCGCACGCCAGGGCTGGACGCCGCCGCTGGACACACTGCTCGATTCGCTGCGCGGCGTCGGCGTCCCGTCGGCGAAGGTGACGAGCTTCGCGTCGATGGGCACGGCGTACCCCTCCGGCATGACGCGCCTGGCGCAGATCCGCGCGGTGGGCGACGGCTTCCCGTTCTATGGAGAGGTGCTCACGGCACCCGAGGGCGCCTGGTCGCGCCTGCAGCAGGGTCGCTACGCCGTGGTCGATCCCTCCCTGCTCATCGGCCTCGACGCCGAGGTCGGCGACACGATGAGCATCGGCTTCGCGCGTTTTGAGATCATCGCGGCGGCGACGAACATCCCGGGTGATCCAGGCATCGCCGCGACGATCGGGCCACGCGTGTTCATTCCCGAGCGGTTCGTCGGCGAGACGGGCCTGCTCACACTGGGAAGCCGCGCGGAGTACGAGACCGTGCTGCGCCTCCCGGAGGACGCGCGTCCGCCGCTGTGGGTGGCACCGCTGCGTCCGCGGCTGCAGGCGGCCAACGTGCGCATCCGGACGGTGCAGGAGAACGAGAGCGATCTGACGGACGCCATCGCACAGCTCGCCCGCTTCCTCAGCGTGGTCGGGTTGATCGCGCTGCTGCTCGGTGGCATCGGTGTCGCGTCGGGCGTGAACGCCTTCGTGCAGAAGAAGATCGACACGGTCGCCGTACTACGCTGCCTTGGTGCCTCCAGCGCCCAGGTGATGACCATCTACCTCGTGCAGGCCGCGGCGATGGGCTTTGTCGGCGCCGCCGTGGGCGTGGCGCTCGGCGTGGGCATCCAGTTCGCACTCCCACAGATGCTGGGCGACTTCCTGCCCGTGGACGTGCGCGTGAGCGTGGTGCCGAACGCGGTGCTGCTGGGGCTCGGCATCGGCGTGTGGGTCGCCGTGGTGTTCGCGCTACGGCCGCTGCTCGTGCTGCGCCGTGTCTCGCCGCTGCAGGCCATCCGCCGCGACGATGCCGCGCTCTCCGCCGAGAGCCGCCGCGACACGCTCACGCAGCTCACGAATCTCGCGCTGATCCTCAGCGTCCTCGCACTGGCCATCGACCGCGCCGAGGACTCGTTCCAGGGGATGATGTATTTCATCGGCATCGTGGCGAGCATTGCCCTGCTCTGGGTCAGCGCCTCGTTGCTGACGCGCTTGACGCGGCGCCTCGTCTCGGGCTCCTGGCCCTACGTGTTCCGCCAAGGCATCGCCAACCTGCACCGGCCGCACTCGCAGACGCAGGCGGTGGTGTTGGCGCTGGGCTTCGGCAGCTTCCTCGTCACGACGATCATCCTGGTGCAGGCCAACCTGTTGAAGGCGTTTGATCTCACGGCCGCCGCCTCGCGCGGCAACCTCGTGTTCTTCGATGTGCAGGAGGACCAGGTCGCTGATCTCTCGGCCCTGCTCCGCGAGTCGCAGCAGGAGATCGTGTCGGAAACGCCGATCGTGACGATGCGATTCGCCGGCGCGAACGGGCGCGATGCCACCGCGTGGGCCGCCTCCGTGGCGATGAACGCCCGCAGCTGGGCCATCCGCCGCGAGTACCGCTCCACGTATCGCGATAGCATCGTGCCGACGGAAACGCTGCTCGAGGGCGAGTGGTTCGGCGCGCGTGCGCTGCCGCCAGGTGTGCACGAGGTCTCGCTCGAACGTGACATCGCCGATGAACTCAAGGTGGCGATCGGCGACACGCTCGCCTGGGACGTGCAGGGCGTGACCGTGCGCGTGTTGCTGACGAGCATCCGCGAGGTGGACTGGGGCCGCTTCGAACCGAACTTCTTCGCTGTGTTCTCGCCCAGCGCCATCCAGGGCGCGCCGAAGCAGTTCGTCACCATCGCCTCGGTGGAGTCCGACACCACCGTCGGTCGCCTGCAGCGCGAGTCCGTGCGCCGCTTCCCGAACGTGTCGAGCATCGACCTGACGCTGGTGCGGCGCACGATCGATGGCATCGTGGACAAGGTGACGCTGACCGTGCGCTTCCTCGCCCTGTTCTCGCTGGCGATGGGCATCCCGGTGCTGTTCAGCGCCGTGGCCGCCACGCGTCGCGACCGACTGCGCGAGGGCGTGTTGCTCAAGACGCTCGGCGCCACGCGCACGCAGATCGGGCGCATCCTGCTGGCGGAGTACGCGGTGCTCGGGCTCCTCGGCTCACTCACGGGAATGGCCTTGGCCGTTGGTGGGGCCTGGGCCCTGGTCACGTTCGTGTTCGAGGGCACGTTCGCGATGGCGCCGTGGCCGGCGTTGGGCATCGCCGCGGCGATGACAACGCTCGCGGTGACGATTGGCCTGCTGACGGGCCGCGATGTGTTTCGCGAGACGCCGATGGCCGCGCTGCGCGAGGGCTAG